The proteins below are encoded in one region of Myxococcales bacterium:
- a CDS encoding SCO family protein yields MPRATALVSLSILCAVNLLVGGCGHQKKAEEALPILANVPNFELRDELNRSFSPTQLRGKAWVTHFFFTSCPSVCPLLMTKLSNFHHKTQDIQMNYQIVSITVDPETDDPKTLSAYAKTNHYASPNWTFLTGDSSAIRQVAVSAFKQSIGTRKQINANSSQYDILHGTHLVLVDKNSRIRGFFANDNEGFTQLEKALRLLLEN; encoded by the coding sequence ATGCCAAGGGCAACGGCCTTGGTTTCTCTATCTATCCTATGCGCAGTAAATCTGCTGGTCGGCGGCTGCGGCCATCAAAAAAAAGCAGAAGAAGCTCTACCCATTTTAGCTAACGTTCCCAACTTTGAGCTACGCGATGAGCTTAACCGTAGCTTCTCTCCCACACAACTACGAGGCAAAGCTTGGGTCACGCACTTCTTCTTTACAAGTTGCCCATCAGTCTGTCCTTTGCTTATGACAAAGTTATCGAACTTTCATCACAAGACTCAGGACATTCAAATGAACTATCAAATTGTTTCGATCACCGTTGATCCAGAAACGGACGATCCGAAAACACTTTCGGCCTACGCCAAGACCAATCACTACGCCAGTCCTAATTGGACATTCCTAACCGGAGATAGCTCTGCGATACGTCAAGTTGCAGTCTCTGCATTCAAACAAAGTATTGGCACTCGCAAACAAATCAATGCCAACAGCAGTCAATATGACATTCTTCACGGAACTCATTTGGTATTAGTCGATAAAAACTCACGCATCCGTGGCTTTTTTGCGAATGACAACGAGGGATTTACCCAACTTGAAAAAGCTCTTCGGTTACTTTTGGAGAACTAG
- the fadJ gene encoding fatty acid oxidation complex subunit alpha FadJ: protein MSDSKALSVEQRSDGIAVLWIDVPGESVNTLRANFSTEFHQLFDQLEKDNTVKGIVFASRKKDSFIAGADIEMLNAVSNAQEAQKLSEDAQSAMNRIADFGVPIIAAIHGSCLGGGLELALACHGRIASDHPKTKLGLPEVQLGLLPGAGGTQRLPRLIGLEAALDMMLTGKQIPAQKAQKLGMVDDVVSAAICIETAAKLALKLANSPSHLKRDFWAHRPASLRFKEQLLARNPIGRKLVFSQASKQVAKKTRGNYPAPTKIIEVIDIGLSKGISKGLKEEARHFGELAVSPVAQSLMHIFFSQTALKKDRGTDEVVQAIKVNKVGMLGAGLMGSGIAYITCALAKKQVRLKDRDSSGIGKGLANIRDILDTRVRRRRLSPRERDQTMALVTGTTEYTGFKDVDVAIEAVFEDINIKHQVLKEVESVGKTNLIFASNTSSLPITDIAEASKHPETVIGMHYFSPVHKMPLLEIIVTPKTAAWVTATCVELGKKQGKTVIVVNDGVGFYTSRILSPYMNEAAFLLFEGVRIEDIDRALVDFGFPVGPITLFDEVGIDVAEKVGKIVHHGFGQRLAPPPGSSQLRADGRLGRKNKKGFYLYTADKKKGSKQVDPSVYGVLGIQSHTSLSKNEIAERCNLQMVNEAALCFEQGILRSARDGDIGAIFGLGFPPFLGGPFHYVDTVGVKHIVERLEFYEKKHGIRFRPADILKSMASREQKFYGSNAIQCPKPTTQRSAA from the coding sequence ATGAGCGATAGTAAAGCATTAAGCGTAGAGCAACGTAGCGATGGAATCGCCGTGCTCTGGATAGACGTTCCGGGAGAAAGCGTTAATACTCTTCGCGCTAACTTCAGCACAGAGTTTCATCAACTCTTCGATCAGCTTGAAAAAGATAACACTGTTAAAGGTATTGTCTTTGCATCCAGGAAAAAAGACAGTTTCATCGCTGGCGCCGATATCGAAATGTTGAATGCGGTGAGCAATGCGCAAGAAGCGCAAAAGCTTTCCGAAGATGCCCAAAGCGCAATGAACCGCATTGCTGATTTTGGAGTGCCCATTATCGCAGCGATACACGGCAGCTGCCTTGGAGGCGGCCTCGAACTGGCTCTCGCCTGTCACGGCCGCATTGCCAGCGATCATCCCAAGACAAAACTCGGACTCCCAGAAGTTCAGTTAGGGTTATTGCCCGGTGCTGGCGGCACTCAACGCTTACCTAGACTGATCGGCCTTGAGGCCGCCCTGGATATGATGCTAACCGGCAAACAGATCCCTGCGCAGAAGGCTCAAAAGCTTGGCATGGTAGATGATGTCGTCTCCGCAGCTATTTGCATTGAGACTGCAGCAAAACTTGCCCTCAAACTGGCAAACTCTCCTTCGCATCTAAAACGCGATTTTTGGGCACATCGACCGGCAAGTCTACGTTTCAAAGAGCAACTGCTCGCCCGTAATCCCATCGGACGGAAGCTCGTCTTTTCCCAAGCCTCAAAACAAGTGGCTAAAAAAACGCGGGGTAACTATCCAGCGCCGACTAAAATCATCGAAGTCATCGACATAGGTCTTTCCAAGGGCATAAGCAAGGGTCTCAAAGAAGAAGCACGCCACTTCGGGGAACTGGCAGTAAGCCCCGTTGCTCAGTCACTTATGCATATTTTCTTCTCGCAAACCGCCTTAAAAAAAGACCGTGGAACCGACGAAGTAGTGCAAGCTATTAAAGTAAATAAGGTTGGCATGCTTGGCGCGGGTCTAATGGGTTCAGGCATTGCCTACATCACTTGCGCGTTAGCAAAAAAACAAGTGCGCCTAAAAGATCGTGACAGCAGTGGTATCGGAAAAGGCTTAGCGAACATTCGAGATATTCTCGACACGCGCGTTAGACGCCGTCGCTTGAGTCCACGTGAGCGCGACCAAACCATGGCACTCGTCACCGGAACGACAGAATACACAGGGTTTAAGGATGTTGACGTCGCTATCGAAGCCGTGTTTGAAGACATCAACATCAAACATCAAGTATTAAAAGAAGTCGAGAGCGTAGGAAAAACAAATCTTATCTTTGCTTCAAACACGTCATCGCTACCTATCACGGACATCGCAGAAGCCAGCAAGCATCCGGAAACCGTTATTGGGATGCACTATTTTTCTCCTGTACACAAAATGCCGCTGCTCGAGATTATTGTCACGCCGAAAACGGCCGCGTGGGTCACAGCAACTTGCGTTGAGCTTGGTAAAAAGCAGGGGAAAACCGTCATCGTTGTAAATGACGGCGTTGGCTTTTACACCTCACGGATTCTATCTCCCTACATGAACGAAGCAGCTTTCCTTCTTTTTGAAGGCGTTCGTATCGAAGACATCGACCGTGCTTTGGTTGATTTTGGCTTTCCAGTCGGGCCGATCACCCTGTTCGATGAGGTCGGAATCGACGTGGCCGAAAAAGTTGGAAAAATCGTCCATCATGGTTTTGGACAGCGCCTGGCACCTCCGCCTGGAAGCTCGCAACTGCGTGCCGATGGACGTCTTGGACGAAAAAACAAAAAAGGCTTTTACCTTTACACCGCGGATAAAAAGAAGGGGTCCAAACAAGTCGATCCCAGTGTCTATGGTGTTTTGGGTATTCAATCACACACCTCGCTCTCGAAAAATGAGATTGCCGAGCGGTGCAATCTACAAATGGTTAATGAGGCTGCGTTATGCTTCGAGCAAGGGATCTTACGCTCAGCCCGCGATGGTGACATTGGCGCAATTTTCGGACTTGGTTTCCCTCCTTTCTTAGGTGGCCCCTTCCACTACGTGGACACAGTAGGCGTCAAACACATCGTGGAACGCTTAGAGTTTTACGAGAAGAAACACGGTATCCGTTTTAGGCCAGCCGATATACTTAAGAGCATGGCCTCCAGGGAACAGAAGTTTTATGGCTCCAATGCCATCCAATGCCCCAAACCCACCACCCAACGCTCCGCCGCATAG
- a CDS encoding ABC transporter ATP-binding protein — translation MHETLLKLDQLSLSYGSKRVLDGIDIQVGKAEIVGLLGPNGSGKSSAIAAMLGLCNADCQQFQWKNRVIRLGDPHFRQQIGVLLQAGSIDPKLSAVQNLRLSAKLYGVPKKLATQRIEEWLAFSSLSEQKDQQIKTFSGGMKRKVEFGRALLHQPELLILDEPTTGFDELAYQQSWSYLVQEKERRELSILLTTHRPEEAERCDRILLLDQGKIIAQGSPAKLKGALKGDVIQLECKAPSEVALEIQQKLNLKALVLADRVQITHAEGHKLIPRLIENLDEGKVLSVSMHRPTLADVFIQYTGRSFNGQHAS, via the coding sequence ATGCATGAAACCTTGCTTAAACTCGACCAGCTTTCGCTGAGCTACGGCTCCAAGCGTGTTTTAGACGGTATTGATATCCAAGTAGGAAAAGCTGAAATTGTTGGACTGCTCGGCCCGAACGGCTCAGGTAAATCAAGCGCCATTGCAGCCATGTTGGGACTTTGCAACGCAGACTGTCAGCAGTTTCAATGGAAGAATAGAGTAATCCGCCTTGGGGATCCTCACTTCAGACAACAAATTGGCGTATTGCTTCAAGCGGGAAGTATCGATCCCAAACTAAGCGCCGTCCAAAACTTACGACTCTCAGCCAAACTTTATGGTGTTCCTAAAAAGCTAGCCACACAACGAATCGAAGAGTGGCTGGCTTTCTCAAGCCTCAGTGAACAAAAAGATCAGCAAATCAAAACTTTTTCTGGAGGCATGAAGCGGAAAGTCGAATTTGGACGTGCCTTACTTCACCAACCCGAACTGCTTATCCTCGATGAACCCACGACGGGCTTCGATGAGCTTGCCTATCAACAAAGCTGGTCTTACCTCGTACAAGAAAAAGAGCGGCGAGAACTAAGTATCTTGCTCACCACACACCGCCCAGAAGAAGCAGAGCGTTGCGATCGCATCTTGCTTCTCGACCAAGGCAAGATCATCGCTCAAGGATCTCCCGCAAAGCTAAAGGGCGCTTTAAAAGGCGACGTCATCCAACTTGAATGCAAGGCTCCTTCCGAAGTTGCCCTAGAAATACAACAAAAACTTAATCTCAAAGCACTGGTTCTTGCCGATCGTGTTCAAATTACACACGCTGAAGGACACAAGTTGATTCCTCGACTCATTGAAAATCTTGATGAGGGTAAAGTGCTCTCAGTATCCATGCATCGGCCAACCTTGGCCGATGTGTTTATTCAATATACAGGCCGCTCGTTTAACGGACAACACGCATCATGA
- a CDS encoding DUF420 domain-containing protein produces MLPDSSQLALLNACLNASSALFLFLGFFAIKTKRVPLHRLCMVAAFTLSSLFLASYLTRYGVYGDTPFKGQGAIRTVYFALLISHILCAIVTLPLVLRTLYLAIKKDFTKHRQIARITFPLWSYVSVTGVIIYLMLYQL; encoded by the coding sequence ATGCTACCTGATTCTTCTCAACTTGCGCTTTTGAATGCTTGCCTAAATGCTAGCTCCGCGCTCTTTCTTTTTTTAGGATTTTTCGCTATTAAGACAAAAAGAGTTCCACTGCATCGACTGTGCATGGTAGCTGCCTTTACTCTTTCATCATTATTTCTTGCGTCGTACCTGACCCGATACGGCGTCTATGGCGATACGCCTTTCAAGGGCCAGGGCGCCATCCGAACTGTGTATTTTGCACTTCTAATCTCACATATTTTATGCGCGATTGTGACGCTGCCATTGGTCCTACGTACCCTTTATCTTGCCATTAAAAAAGACTTTACCAAGCACCGCCAAATAGCTCGAATCACCTTCCCTTTGTGGAGTTACGTCTCAGTCACAGGCGTGATTATCTACCTTATGCTTTATCAGCTATAA
- a CDS encoding transglycosylase domain-containing protein: protein METGPGTPNWVPIEQISAFMLQAVLAQEDAGFFRHHGFAVAEIEKALAANLEAGRFVKGASTISMQLVKNLILHRKKTLARKFQEVILTWWVEEALDKKDILELYLNVIEFGPDIYGIKAAARHYFGRYPAELSPAESVFLSTILPNPKGYYPQYERESLSPRWRTRMQRRLEHMYARGRIDQAALSYGLKELENFHFFKGNGMAGARVIEGNPTPLPYQNGEDYETYKGVSE, encoded by the coding sequence ATGGAAACCGGACCTGGGACTCCAAACTGGGTACCCATCGAACAGATCAGCGCCTTTATGCTTCAAGCTGTTTTGGCTCAGGAAGATGCAGGTTTTTTCCGTCATCACGGTTTTGCGGTCGCGGAGATCGAAAAAGCACTGGCTGCTAATCTCGAAGCAGGTCGTTTTGTTAAAGGTGCGAGCACTATTAGCATGCAGTTGGTAAAGAACTTGATTCTGCATCGCAAGAAAACTCTCGCCCGTAAATTTCAAGAAGTAATTTTGACCTGGTGGGTCGAAGAAGCGCTTGATAAAAAAGATATTCTTGAACTTTATCTTAATGTGATTGAGTTTGGGCCGGACATTTACGGTATAAAAGCTGCTGCACGGCATTATTTTGGACGTTATCCTGCGGAACTTTCCCCGGCGGAATCGGTCTTCCTTTCAACCATCCTTCCCAATCCGAAGGGGTACTATCCACAGTATGAACGCGAGTCACTTAGTCCACGCTGGAGGACTCGGATGCAACGTAGGCTGGAGCATATGTATGCAAGAGGTCGCATTGATCAGGCAGCGTTGTCCTATGGTCTTAAAGAACTGGAGAATTTTCACTTCTTTAAAGGAAATGGCATGGCAGGTGCTCGTGTAATCGAAGGGAATCCTACGCCTTTGCCGTATCAGAATGGGGAGGACTATGAAACATATAAAGGCGTCTCGGAGTAA
- a CDS encoding ABC transporter permease encodes MNANLCTVQVLWQRELLRFVKEKSRIVGALLQPLLLWGLFGVGMGSVFSAPGNNQMNYMEFFFPGVLVMMLLFSSIFATMSLIEDRHEGLLHSILVAPGSRGAIVLGKSFGASSVAIVQSILFLGLAPLAGLKLSTIDWPMLFSTLVWGSLLLSFIGFAVAWLLDSTQGYHVIMSVLLIPLWVLSGAMFPVPAFLIQSKIAFLNPMTFISDHMRRALYGGQMPEGFTALVSNPSLELAVLIIATVLAFFIAHWACRVKR; translated from the coding sequence ATGAACGCAAATCTCTGTACCGTTCAAGTTCTTTGGCAACGTGAATTATTGCGCTTTGTAAAAGAAAAAAGCCGCATCGTGGGAGCTCTCCTGCAACCACTACTGCTCTGGGGTCTTTTCGGCGTAGGAATGGGAAGCGTCTTTTCTGCACCAGGCAACAACCAAATGAACTACATGGAATTCTTTTTTCCTGGGGTTCTTGTGATGATGCTTTTGTTCAGTTCGATTTTCGCCACAATGTCTCTTATCGAAGATAGGCATGAAGGACTGCTGCATTCCATACTTGTCGCACCTGGATCACGCGGCGCCATCGTGCTTGGAAAAAGCTTCGGCGCAAGCAGCGTTGCCATCGTGCAGTCGATTCTTTTTCTAGGCCTAGCGCCTTTAGCAGGGTTAAAACTATCGACCATCGACTGGCCAATGCTGTTTTCGACCTTGGTATGGGGTTCTTTATTACTTAGCTTCATCGGTTTTGCAGTAGCATGGCTTCTGGACTCCACCCAGGGCTATCACGTCATTATGAGTGTGTTGCTTATACCGCTTTGGGTTTTATCTGGCGCGATGTTTCCTGTGCCGGCATTTTTGATTCAAAGTAAGATTGCCTTCTTGAACCCCATGACATTTATCTCAGATCACATGCGTCGAGCTTTATATGGGGGTCAAATGCCAGAGGGATTTACCGCACTTGTTTCAAACCCCTCTCTTGAATTGGCAGTGTTGATTATCGCCACTGTTTTGGCTTTTTTCATTGCCCATTGGGCTTGTCGGGTAAAACGTTAA
- a CDS encoding DUF2505 domain-containing protein, giving the protein MNFTVSHRFPIDVDGFWKNIFFDDAFNQRLYVEGLNFRACEVIEKTEDADGRIIRKMRYEPRAEMPAAAKKIFGDAVAYTEEGEFDPKMKRWRFRVIPGVSTDKVSISGELWVEPAGENQVDRVCRNDIQVNIFGVGSMLEKMLEKQSREGLEKAALFTQQFLKQAHS; this is encoded by the coding sequence ATGAATTTTACAGTTTCACACCGTTTTCCGATTGATGTTGATGGTTTTTGGAAGAATATTTTTTTTGATGATGCGTTCAATCAGCGTTTGTACGTGGAAGGTCTTAACTTTCGAGCATGCGAAGTTATTGAAAAGACAGAAGACGCAGATGGTCGAATCATTCGCAAAATGCGTTATGAACCTCGTGCCGAGATGCCGGCAGCAGCAAAAAAGATTTTTGGCGATGCAGTTGCCTACACCGAAGAAGGTGAATTTGATCCTAAAATGAAGCGTTGGCGTTTTCGAGTCATTCCTGGCGTAAGTACGGACAAGGTCTCGATTTCGGGAGAATTATGGGTTGAGCCTGCCGGAGAAAATCAGGTGGACCGTGTGTGCCGAAATGATATTCAAGTTAACATCTTTGGAGTGGGCTCCATGTTGGAGAAAATGCTGGAAAAGCAGTCTCGAGAAGGTCTCGAAAAAGCTGCGCTTTTTACCCAGCAGTTTCTGAAACAAGCCCATAGTTAA
- a CDS encoding ROK family protein, whose amino-acid sequence MNEIAHKADSLLGVIEGGGTKFLCGFGSAHDQLQKIERISTTSPEETLAKVCEFFKSAPPLDAIGLGMFGPIELKGNSKHAIGTTLRTPKKGWDYIPVKSILEKVLDIPVVVDTDVNGAALAEYLWGASQQCDPTVYVTIGTGIGAGVIVGGKPLHGLMHPEFGHMPVPVLEMANGEKDDFHCRCPFHTWCLEGVASGSAFSARTKGGVDALAKDDPLWELEANYLAHGLAACTYMLSPERIVLGGGMLKNPGVLERVRSSLKKLVAGYIPHKKLNDDIDNYLVYPHFEQQAGLIGAFALAKSHRLPSTI is encoded by the coding sequence ATGAATGAAATAGCCCATAAAGCAGACAGTCTTTTAGGGGTCATCGAAGGTGGCGGCACGAAATTTCTATGTGGATTCGGCAGCGCACACGACCAATTACAAAAGATTGAACGAATTTCAACAACGTCCCCCGAGGAGACTTTAGCAAAGGTATGCGAGTTTTTTAAAAGTGCCCCACCGCTAGACGCTATCGGCCTTGGCATGTTCGGGCCGATCGAACTCAAGGGAAACAGCAAGCACGCGATAGGCACTACTCTGCGAACGCCTAAAAAGGGTTGGGACTACATTCCAGTAAAAAGCATCCTTGAGAAGGTGTTGGATATACCCGTGGTTGTTGATACCGACGTCAACGGAGCGGCCCTTGCCGAATACCTCTGGGGCGCATCACAGCAATGCGATCCCACTGTCTATGTGACGATAGGGACCGGCATTGGGGCCGGTGTAATTGTTGGCGGAAAGCCACTTCACGGTTTGATGCATCCTGAGTTCGGTCATATGCCGGTACCGGTACTGGAAATGGCGAATGGCGAAAAAGATGATTTTCACTGCCGATGCCCATTCCACACCTGGTGTCTAGAGGGTGTGGCCTCAGGCAGTGCCTTTAGTGCACGTACAAAAGGTGGGGTTGATGCACTCGCAAAGGATGATCCCCTGTGGGAATTGGAAGCCAACTATCTTGCTCATGGCCTTGCAGCATGCACCTATATGCTTAGCCCCGAACGGATTGTCCTGGGCGGCGGCATGCTTAAAAACCCCGGCGTGCTTGAACGCGTTCGCTCGTCCCTAAAAAAACTCGTTGCAGGCTACATACCGCACAAGAAATTGAACGACGACATCGACAACTACCTTGTTTACCCTCATTTTGAACAACAAGCCGGCCTAATCGGCGCCTTTGCCCTCGCCAAGTCACACAGGCTTCCGTCAACAATTTAG
- the fadI gene encoding acetyl-CoA C-acyltransferase FadI, giving the protein MNAPTHTRVAIVAGLRTPFAKQSSAFKKLSALDLGKIVVTELLQRSALDTKEIDQVVYGQVLPSISAPNIAREIVLGTAMPPTVEAYSVSRACATSYQSTVNVTESIMAGAIDCGIAGGADSASDIPITVSKRLAQALLKASKARSLPDRIKSFSGLGLKDLMPVPPALKEPSTGLTMGQSAEQMAKDNGILRSDQDEFAHRSHSLAAKAWQEGKFDDEVMEVYLPPGYEHSIKEDNLVRKDSSVENYRKLRPVFDRKHGSVTAGNSSPLTDGASAIILMREDKAKALGYEVLGYVKSYAFAGIDPNWQLLMGPSFATPIALDRAGLRLSDMDLIDMHEAFSAQILSNTQAFESKRFAEENLNRSEAIGQIDWDKFNVLGGSLSIGHPFAATGTRQITQTLRELKRRQGQFALCTACAAGGLGAAIVLEAA; this is encoded by the coding sequence ATGAATGCTCCAACACATACTCGGGTTGCTATTGTCGCAGGGCTACGCACCCCTTTTGCTAAACAAAGCTCTGCTTTCAAAAAGCTAAGTGCCCTCGATCTTGGCAAGATTGTCGTCACCGAACTTTTGCAGCGAAGCGCTCTAGATACCAAAGAGATTGATCAAGTGGTGTATGGCCAAGTGCTGCCCTCAATTAGCGCACCAAACATCGCACGCGAGATTGTTTTGGGAACAGCTATGCCGCCCACGGTTGAAGCGTACAGCGTCTCACGGGCCTGTGCGACAAGCTATCAATCCACCGTCAATGTGACAGAGTCCATCATGGCCGGAGCCATCGACTGTGGCATTGCCGGGGGCGCCGATAGCGCAAGCGATATTCCTATCACGGTATCCAAGCGCCTCGCTCAAGCTCTGCTCAAAGCAAGCAAAGCACGTAGCCTTCCCGATCGAATTAAATCCTTTTCTGGACTGGGTCTAAAAGATCTTATGCCCGTCCCTCCAGCCCTAAAAGAGCCATCAACAGGTCTCACTATGGGACAAAGCGCAGAGCAAATGGCAAAGGACAATGGTATTTTGCGAAGTGACCAAGATGAGTTTGCTCATCGTAGTCACAGCCTCGCTGCTAAAGCTTGGCAGGAAGGAAAATTCGATGACGAAGTCATGGAAGTTTACCTGCCCCCAGGTTACGAGCACAGCATCAAAGAAGACAATCTGGTTCGCAAAGACTCGAGTGTAGAAAACTATCGAAAACTTCGACCTGTTTTTGATCGCAAGCATGGCAGCGTTACCGCGGGCAACAGCTCCCCTCTGACCGACGGGGCAAGCGCTATTATTTTAATGCGTGAAGACAAGGCCAAAGCTCTTGGCTACGAAGTGCTTGGTTATGTAAAAAGCTACGCATTTGCTGGCATCGATCCCAATTGGCAATTGCTCATGGGGCCAAGTTTTGCAACGCCAATTGCCCTCGATCGCGCAGGACTACGCCTGTCTGACATGGACTTGATTGACATGCATGAGGCTTTTTCCGCGCAAATTCTTTCGAACACCCAAGCTTTTGAATCCAAACGCTTTGCCGAAGAAAACCTCAATCGAAGCGAAGCAATTGGCCAGATTGATTGGGATAAATTTAACGTTTTAGGTGGATCTCTTTCCATAGGGCATCCTTTTGCAGCTACCGGTACGCGACAAATCACGCAAACCCTTCGTGAGCTCAAACGACGCCAAGGTCAGTTTGCATTGTGCACAGCCTGTGCGGCCGGTGGTCTTGGCGCGGCAATCGTATTGGAGGCAGCATGA